The Thermococcus henrietii genome segment GGAAGACCGGCCGACAACCCGCTCATAGTCCACATCGCAGATTTCAACGACCTTAAGAAGCTCGCGAGGGAGATTCCAGAGGAGGCCAAGCTCCTGGCGGAGAAGTTTTGGCCGGGGCCCCTAACCCTCGTCCTGCCGAAGAGGGAAGAGGTTCCGCTCGTTACAACTGGAGGACTCGACACCGTTGCCGTAAGAATGCCGGCCCACCCGATAGCGCTCGCACTGATAAGGGCCAGCACGCCTATCGCGGCGCCTTCCGCCAACATAAGCGGGAAGCCGAGTCCAACCCTGGCAGAGCACGTGGTCGATGACTTCTACGGCAGGATAGAGGCGATAATCGACGGCGGACCAACATGGGTAGGTGTCGAGTCGACGGTGATAGACATCAGCTCCGAGAGGCCGACGCTCCTTCGGCCCGGTGGGTTGCCCCTTGAGGAGATTGAGAAGGTCATCGGCCCGGTCGAGATTCACCCGGCGGTTAAGGGGAAGGCCGTTGACCTCGCGAGGGCGCCGGGAATGAAGTACAGGCACTACTCGCCGAACGCCCCGGTTGTGGTGGTCGAGGGGCCGAGGGAGAAGGTTAGAGAA includes the following:
- a CDS encoding L-threonylcarbamoyladenylate synthase: MTIVINTRDGLDERKIKVAGRLIIEGKLVAFPTETVYGLGADALNENAVRRIFEAKGRPADNPLIVHIADFNDLKKLAREIPEEAKLLAEKFWPGPLTLVLPKREEVPLVTTGGLDTVAVRMPAHPIALALIRASTPIAAPSANISGKPSPTLAEHVVDDFYGRIEAIIDGGPTWVGVESTVIDISSERPTLLRPGGLPLEEIEKVIGPVEIHPAVKGKAVDLARAPGMKYRHYSPNAPVVVVEGPREKVREKIEELVAEYRSKGYRVGVMATEEFEADEFFHLGKTVEDVARNLFRALRELDRRGVDVIIAEGVEERGLGLAVMNRLRKASGYRIIRA